In the Granulosicoccus antarcticus IMCC3135 genome, GAAATTCCGGATCAATAATTATCTCGCCCGTTTCGTACATGCTGACGATCTCGCCAATTGACATTTGGTACGCATCAGTTCGAACAAGGCGTTGAGCGCTCTCAATTTCTTCACTTAGCAAGTTATTGACTCCATGATTGGCTTGTCACTCAGTATACTATCCAGGTTCGTCTGTCGACGCGCCTAACAGTGGCGCTAAGGTGCAATGGACGCGACTGCGGAGCCCAGGTTCCGTTGACGGGTCCATTGACAGCTTCAGCGTAATGTTATATCTCATCTAAATACGTATTTCCTATGAAACTCTAAATAAGGAAGATGCTTGCTGTTCAATATTTTTATTCGAAGATCCAAGTCAAACGGCAGCATTTTATATTCTTTTTCGGAAATACCGCTAGATACCTTAATTTCACCACCATCCATAAATGTCACCAAACCAGCGTCAAACAGAGCATCTACATCAGCTCTAAGCAATAATCCATTGAACGAATCAAGCCGCTCAACATCAGTAGACTGGCTCCACGGCTTAATATGTGACCCAATTAGCAATTTCTCTATGGTGCAGCCAGTAAGAAAGCAGCACCCACAATGTTCTCTCAAGCTTTCTTTCCACGGTCCATGTCCACGCCTTGCCAGCACTAAAGCTTGAATATCAGTTGCACTTAATTTTTTACTATTATCATTTATCTCATCGAGATCTATCTGGAGTTCTGACTTACACAGAGTCGCACTTATAAACTCACAAAACGCCTCAACAGCACTTAACTTTTCAATTGATATCCCTATTCCATAATGACTAGGATATTTAATTTCTTTCTTTCTAAACCTTTTAGGGAATTCACTTAGCGAGGAGTCGTGATAAAAATATTCATCTTGTTCTGCCAAATGCAATTGATCATTCAGATCCAGCATACCGATGGCATATTTATAACCGGGGTGTATGATTGCAGTCTTGTTTTTCCGTTTTTTCGACTTAGCAAGATAGATGCTTTCACCAGTGCTTATTTGCTTAAAATGCACTGTGTAACTATTTTCATCTTTTCTCTCAAAACCAAACTCTACTAACGCTTCTGCGTATTCCTCATTAACTTTATAATCCATAAAATTCCCATTGAGATATAAAAAGTATTAGGTCGATTCAGCTATGCACGTCATATCTGAGTCATCCGCACCCTGTGTTCAGCGTCATCACCCGTATCCAATACAACCACACACCTGTATATCCTGAAATAAAGAGTCTGATATGGAAAATCATCTTCTCGCCTCCGTTTCAACCTCGATATTACTCCTTGCGATGATGAATGATCCGATTAACTTCAAGGAAGAATGTTATGTCAGATCAATCGAAATTCGACCATATTCCTGATGTACAGCCCCGTACTGCTTAAGAAAAATATCTTAAACAGGAGGGTGCACCCTCCAATCAATATCCCCATTATGTAGTCAGAGCAAATCAGTTTATCAGGGCCGATAACAGTCAGGCACCCCATAATCTGCTAGTTGGTGAAATTACCGGAAAACTGTAAGAACTGGGACGCGACGAAAAACTGGCGGATTGGCAGATTGCACCGCATGCTCCACTCCTTCAACTTGAGAATTTCGCTCGCTCCAAACGCAAGAAGATCATTCCAGTAGTCATGTCGCGTGCAGATGAGAGCCATGGAAGCTCTGACGCTACGGGTCAATTACTCGCTTCCCGCAAAAACCTCAAACTCCACCCTATGCGGATTCAGCACCTGAGGATAACCAGACCCTTCATAGGCCAATAAATACCCCCTGACGCTCTCGCAGGACAATGGCCAGGGCTCAAGACTGATCGTACCAACCGTGTAGCCCATGCCATCGGCGGACTCTGTGTGCTGAAAGTTGATCTCATAACGCACATCAATCCGATTACCGTCTGCATTGTCTGCCAGTACCGCTACGCTGCCTGTGGTCACTCTTTCAAAACAGAAATCGAACGCAACCGAGTCGCAGAGACGGGTGATCATATCGGCATCCTGAAAGACACTTTCTGGAATTCCGCTTTTGGCAATCAAGTCTTTCAACAACAGACGGCAGCGTTGTTCAAGCTCAGATAAGCCTGCCATGTTCATGAGTCTTGCCACATGAGTTTTCGCCACTATCTCGGCGATGTGATCAGAGAATCGCATCTGCATCAAGGCTTCAAAGGTGCGATGCCGCTCAGCGGCCTCCATTCCCAGAATGTCATGGGTATCCAGCAATCCGTATCCGAAGTCATGCAAGGCGACTCCTGTGCAGAATGCATTGAATGGTAGCTGTGGTTGCCTGAACTTCTCATTACCCCACAGCTGGGCGATGGTGCCGGCAAGCCTGGCATGTTCACTTTGTGGATAGACTACCGATCGGCTTTTGGACACGAACATGCGCCTGCACTCCCTCTATTGACTCGACAACATCTCAGACTGTCACTTACCCTACCTGACGAGCATAATGGCTGACTAGTGTTCTACGCCAAACAGCGGACTCGGAGGCCAGACTTGTACGTTCTACTATTCCATGCACTGATCGTGACCGGGCTCACCCTTCGGGTCCTGCTCAGAGATGATCTGGCCCCCTCCTCGAGGCTGGCCTGGTTCATGGTGATCTTCATTCTGCCGGTGGCAGGCGCCATCGTCTACTTCCTGTTCGGCGAGGCAAGTCTGGGACGAAGCGCCTCCAGACGCCGGGCCACCATCCGCTCGGTATGGGCTGAAAGCCCTGCCATTCTGGGTTCAGGCTCTGATCTGCTCGAATCAATCGATCCTGCCTATCAGCCAGCCTTCAGCTATGCCGCTTCCATCAACGGTTTTCAGGTAAAAACTGGCAACCGTGCCGAACTCATGGCCGATGGTCTTGAAGCCCGGCGCAGACTGCTCAGTGATATCGATGCTGCCAAGGTATCGGTCAACGTGCTGTACTACATCTGGCTTGACGATAATACCGGCACAGCGGTTGCCCAGGCACTGATGCGGGCCGTCGCACGTGGCGTTCAGTGCAGAGCGA is a window encoding:
- a CDS encoding HNH endonuclease, producing MDYKVNEEYAEALVEFGFERKDENSYTVHFKQISTGESIYLAKSKKRKNKTAIIHPGYKYAIGMLDLNDQLHLAEQDEYFYHDSSLSEFPKRFRKKEIKYPSHYGIGISIEKLSAVEAFCEFISATLCKSELQIDLDEINDNSKKLSATDIQALVLARRGHGPWKESLREHCGCCFLTGCTIEKLLIGSHIKPWSQSTDVERLDSFNGLLLRADVDALFDAGLVTFMDGGEIKVSSGISEKEYKMLPFDLDLRIKILNSKHLPYLEFHRKYVFR
- a CDS encoding DUF3891 family protein encodes the protein MFVSKSRSVVYPQSEHARLAGTIAQLWGNEKFRQPQLPFNAFCTGVALHDFGYGLLDTHDILGMEAAERHRTFEALMQMRFSDHIAEIVAKTHVARLMNMAGLSELEQRCRLLLKDLIAKSGIPESVFQDADMITRLCDSVAFDFCFERVTTGSVAVLADNADGNRIDVRYEINFQHTESADGMGYTVGTISLEPWPLSCESVRGYLLAYEGSGYPQVLNPHRVEFEVFAGSE